In Populus alba chromosome 1, ASM523922v2, whole genome shotgun sequence, a single window of DNA contains:
- the LOC118038120 gene encoding beta-glucosidase 12: MGSIDNFSRYSFPDDFVFGTSSSAYQYEGETNKHGRGPAIWDTFTEEHTERINDHSNGNVAVDFYHRYKEDVQRMKEMGMDAFRFSISWSRVLPHGRLSAGVNEEGIKFYNDLIDDLLKNGLQPYVTLFHWDTPQALEDKYGGFLSPNIVNDFRDFVDLCFQKFGDRVKKWITLNEPWMFSVQGYDMGTMAPGRISVVVNDPHRSLNTGATEVYTVSHHLLLAHAAAVKLYKEKYQSCQCGQIGITLVSHWFEPYSNSEDDQNATKRSLDFMLGWFMDPITNGDYPRNMHDFVGGRLPKFTAEESKMLKGSYDFIGINYYTTYYAQNIDANYQSVGFMSDARANWTGERNGIPIGPQAGVKWLYIYPEGISRLLNYTKDLYGNPTIYITENGVDDVNNNASSLKEALNDPIREKSYRDHLKNVLRSITEHGVDVKGFFAWSLMDNFEWGSGYAVRFGLYYVDYNNDLKRYPKKSVKWFKQFLRRDSHSPIPHTYPLITSNETSKIEDSLVRDAKRPRNA, encoded by the exons ATGGGAAGCATTGATAACTTCAGCCGTTATTCTTTCCCAGATGATTTTGTTTTCGGAACATCCTCATCAGCTTACCAG TATGAAggtgaaacaaacaaacatggtAGAGGACCAGCTATATGGGACACTTTCACTGAGGAACATACAG AGAGAATAAATGATCATAGCAACGGAAATGTAGCTGTTGATTTCTACCATCGCTATAAG GAAGATGtgcaaagaatgaaagaaatggGAATGGATGCTTTCAGATTCTCCATTTCTTGGTCTAGAGTATTACCAC ATGGCAGGTTAAGTGCTGGAGTAAACGAAGAAGGCATCAAGTTTTACAACGATCTCATTGATGACCTCCTTAAGAATG GTTTGCAGCCTTACGTTACTCTCTTTCACTGGGATACTCCACAAGCTTTAGAAGATAAATATGGTGGTTTCTTAAGCCCTAACATTGT GAACGATTTCCGAGACTTTGTCGACCTTTGTTTCCAAAAGTTTGGAGACCGAGTGAAGAAGTGGATTACCTTGAACGAGCCATGGATGTTCAGTGTTCAAGGTTATGACATGGGCACGATGGCACCGGGTAGGATTTCTGTCGTTGTAAATGATCCCCACCGATCCTTAAACACTGGTGCCACTGAAGTGTATACGGTTAGCCACCATTTGTTGCTTGCTCATGCTGCGGCAGTGAAACTATACAAGGAAAAATATCAGTCATGTCAATGTGGACAGATTGGGATAACACTTGTTTCTCATTGGTTTGAACCTTACTCAAACAGTGAAGATGATCAAAATGCAACCAAACGAAGCCTCGACTTCATGCTTGGttg GTTCATGGATCCTATAACTAATGGTGACTATCCACGTAACATGCATGATTTTGTTGGTGGAAGATTGCCCAAGTTCACTGCCGAGGAATCTAAGATGTTGAAGGGATCGTATGATTTTATTGGAATTAATTACTACACAACATATTATGCTCAAAATATCGATGCAAATTATCAGAGTGTTGGATTCATGTCAGATGCTCGTGCTAACTGGACAG GAGAGAGAAATGGAATCCCAATAGGTCCACAGGCTGGTGTAAAATGGCTTTATATTTATCCCGAAGGCATCAGCAGGCTTTTGAATTACACCAAAGATCTATACGGGAACCCGACAATTTACATTACTGAGAATG gGGTTGATGACGTAAATAACAATGCTTCATCACTAAAGGAAGCTCTTAATGATCCCATAAGAGAAAAATCTTACAGAGACCACCTTAAGAATGTTTTGAGATCCATCAC tGAGCATGGTGTTGATGTTAAGGGATTTTTTGCTTGGTCTTTAATGGACAATTTCGAATGGGGAAGTGGTTATGCTGTGAGGTTCGGCCTCTACTATGTTGATTACAATAATGATTTGAAACGATATCCTAAAAAATCAGTCAAGTGGTTCAAGCAGTTTCTTAGAAGAGACTCCCACAGTCCTATTCCACATACGTATCCTCTGATTACTTCTAATGAAACGTCGAAAATTGAAGATAGTTTGGTTCGGGATGCTAAGAGGCCAAGAAATGCCTGA